A single genomic interval of Takifugu flavidus isolate HTHZ2018 chromosome 19, ASM371156v2, whole genome shotgun sequence harbors:
- the smpdl3a gene encoding acid sphingomyelinase-like phosphodiesterase 3a, with protein MFLPLNMIRLLFLMMPTLLFPPTVAAPTGSGYLPDTGRFWHITDLHLDPTYHMSPDPTKVCFSSKGVPVTQAGLFGDFLCDSPYSLIQSALAHMAPLTQPLDFIIWTGDSPPHVPPGELSTDTVIQVIANMTRTIRQNFPNLTVYPALGNHDYWPQDQMPASTNAIYKAAAELWRPWLQPDALLTLSEGGFYSQQVKPGLRVVSLNTILYYGPNEVTCNMTDPAGQFDWLEKTLMTAAQHLEKVYIIGHVPVGYLPFTRNITAIRERHNERLVAIFRKYSDVIAGHFYGHTHRDSIMVLLDQQGKPVNSLFVSPAVTPIKHVTAPYSNNPSFRMYQYDSRDYAVLDVWQYYLNLTEANQKQKSDWRLEYVMTEAFGLADLRPHSLLKLGLSFWLPQAATFQRYFTHFMVSYNSSAACEGDCRLNQVCAVLFLDQLSYSKCVAQRGR; from the exons ATGTTCTTACCCCTAAACATGATccgtcttttatttttaatgatgcCGACGCTACTCTTCCCTCCCACGGTCGCGGCGCCGACCGGAAGTGGCTACCTGCCGGATACAG GCCGGTTCTGGCACATTACAGACCTCCACCTTGACCCCACCTACCACATGTCCCCCGACCCCACCAAGGTCTGCTTCTCCTCCAAAGGTGTCCCGGTCACCCAGGCCGGCCTGTTCGGGGACTTCCTGTGCGACTCGCCGTACAGCCTGATCCAGTCAGCGTTGGCTCACATGGCGCCGCTCACACAGCCGCTGGACTTCATTATATGGACGGG GGACAGCCCCCCTCACGTCCCTCCCGGTGAGCTCTCCACAGACACGGTCATCCAGGTGATCGCTAACATGACTCGGACCATCAGACAGAACTTCCCCAACCTGACCGTTTATCCTGCGCTGGGTAACCATGACTACTGGCCTCAG GACCAGATGCCGGCCTCCACCAACGCCATCtacaaagctgctgcagagctgtggAGACCCTGGCTGCAGCCGGACGCTCTGCTCACGCTTTCAGAGG GTGGCTTCTACTCCCAGCAGGTGAAACCAGGTTTGCGGGTGGTCAGTTTAAACACCATCCTCTATTACGGCCCAAACGAGGTCACGTGTAACATGACGGACCCTGCGGGGCAGTTTGACTGGCTGGAGAAAACGCTGATGACTGCTGCTCAGCACCTGGAGAAG GTGTACATCATAGGTCACGTGCCCGTGGGCTACCTGCCCTTCACCAGGAACATCACCGCCATTAGAGAGCGCCACAACGAGAGGCTGGTGGCCATCTTCAGGAAGTACAGTGATGTCATCGCGGGTCATTTTTATGGCCACACCCACCGTGACAGCATCATGGTGCTGCTGGACCAACAAG GAAAACCGGTGAATTCTCTTTTTGTTTCACCGGCTGTCACACCCATCAAACACGTCACCGCGCCCTATTCCAACAACCCCTCATTCCGCATGTACCAGTATGACAGCAGAGATTACGCTGTGCTG GACGTCTGGCAGTACTATCTGAATCTGACGGAAGCCAACCAGAAACAAAAGTCTGACTGGAGGCTGGAATACGTCATGACGGAGGCCTTTGGACTGGCTGACCTGCGGCCTCACAGCCTCCTGAAGCTGGGCCTGAGCTTCTGGCTGCCGCAGGCCGCAACCTTCCAGCGCTACTTCACACACTTCATGGTCAGTTACAACAGCAGCGCCGCCTGTGAGGGAGACTGTCGGCTCAACCAGGTGTGTGCGGTACTGTTCCTGGACCAGCTCTCGTACTCCAAGTGTGTGGCACAGCGAGGACGGTAG
- the LOC130515731 gene encoding fatty acid-binding protein, brain-like, translated as MVDAFCATWKLVESENFDDYMKALGVGFATRQVGNVTKPTVIISLEGDKVVVRTQSTFKNTEISFKLGEEFDETTADDRNCKSTVSLEGDKLVHVQKWDGKETTFVREIKDGKMVMDLTFEDVHAVRTYEKA; from the exons ATGGTCGACGCCTTCTGTGCAACCTGGAAACTGGTGGAGAGCGAGAACTTTGATGATTACATGAAAGCCCTCG GCGTGGGCTTCGCCACCAGACAGGTCGGGAACGTGACCAAACCgaccgtcatcatcagcctggagggcgataaggtggtggttcgcacccagagcaccttcaaaaacacagagatctccttcaagctgggggaggagtttgatgaaaccaccgccgacgacaggaactgtaaa tctacagtgtctctggagggagacaagttggtccacgtccaaaagtgggacggcaaagagaccacgttcgtcagagagatcaaggacggcaagatggtcatg gATTTGACCTTTGAAGACGTCCACGCAGTGCGCACCTACGAGAAGGCGTGA